A region of uncultured Draconibacterium sp. DNA encodes the following proteins:
- a CDS encoding ABC transporter ATP-binding protein, whose protein sequence is MIRAENITKSFGALEVLKGIDLDIPKGKLYSIVGASGAGKTTLLQILGTLSKPDSGDLFFNDKKISDLSDNKLADFRNREIGFVFQFHHLLPEFTALENVCIPAFIAKTPKAKAEARAKELIDYLGLADRMGHKPSELSGGEKQRVAMARALINSPSVVMADEPSGNLDSTNRDELHDLLFKLRDDMGQTFIIVTHDDHFAEQSDRIIHIKDGIIEKA, encoded by the coding sequence TTGATAAGAGCTGAAAACATAACAAAATCGTTCGGAGCACTTGAGGTGTTAAAAGGAATTGACCTGGATATTCCAAAAGGAAAACTGTATTCTATTGTTGGAGCCAGCGGGGCAGGGAAAACAACTTTACTGCAAATTCTCGGAACGCTAAGTAAACCCGATAGCGGAGACCTGTTTTTTAACGACAAGAAAATTTCTGATCTCAGCGATAATAAGCTGGCAGACTTCCGTAACCGCGAAATTGGTTTTGTATTTCAGTTTCATCATTTGCTGCCCGAATTTACGGCCTTGGAGAATGTTTGTATTCCGGCTTTTATTGCAAAAACTCCAAAAGCAAAAGCCGAAGCACGTGCAAAAGAATTGATTGATTATTTGGGGCTGGCCGATCGCATGGGACATAAACCATCGGAATTATCGGGTGGCGAAAAACAACGTGTGGCAATGGCACGTGCACTGATAAACAGCCCGTCGGTAGTGATGGCTGATGAACCTTCGGGAAACCTCGACTCAACCAACCGCGACGAATTGCACGATCTGCTTTTTAAATTGCGCGACGACATGGGACAAACGTTTATTATTGTTACGCACGATGATCATTTTGCCGAACAATCCGACCGGATCATCCACATTAAAGACGGAATTATAGAAAAAGCCTGA
- a CDS encoding TIGR02757 family protein, with the protein MEKIADLKDFLDEKVEKYNQPEFIETDPIQVPKQFAEKENIEIAGFLAATIAWGNRSAIIKNALRLMEMLDNQPHDFVINASEKELDRLQKFVHRTFNGDDCIYFIRSLRNIYTNHGGLQAVFESGFQHEQTVKSALAYLHSVFFETEGERTRKHISNVTKGASAKRLNMYLRWMCRNEKSGVDFGLWNGIPTSALMLPLDVHTGNVGRKLGLLQRRSNDWKAVEEITATLCEFDPGDPIKYDFALFGLGIFEKF; encoded by the coding sequence ATGGAAAAAATAGCTGATCTAAAAGATTTTCTCGACGAAAAAGTTGAAAAGTACAATCAACCCGAATTTATAGAAACCGACCCGATACAGGTTCCCAAACAATTTGCCGAAAAAGAAAATATTGAGATTGCCGGTTTTCTGGCGGCAACCATAGCCTGGGGAAACCGTTCTGCCATCATAAAAAATGCCTTGCGTTTGATGGAAATGCTCGATAATCAGCCACACGACTTTGTGATAAACGCCTCGGAAAAGGAACTCGACAGACTGCAAAAGTTTGTACACCGCACCTTTAATGGCGACGATTGTATTTATTTTATTCGCTCGCTACGAAATATTTACACAAATCATGGTGGTTTACAAGCCGTATTTGAAAGTGGATTTCAACACGAACAAACAGTAAAATCTGCTTTGGCCTATTTGCATTCTGTCTTTTTCGAAACGGAAGGTGAACGAACACGCAAACATATTTCGAATGTTACGAAAGGAGCTTCTGCAAAACGCCTGAACATGTATTTACGGTGGATGTGCAGAAATGAAAAATCAGGAGTAGATTTTGGCTTATGGAACGGAATTCCAACATCAGCATTAATGTTGCCACTTGACGTACACACCGGAAATGTGGGACGAAAATTGGGATTGCTGCAGCGCCGCTCTAACGATTGGAAAGCAGTGGAAGAAATTACCGCCACTTTATGCGAGTTCGATCCAGGAGATCCGATAAAATACGATTTTGCCTTGTTTGGATTGGGGATTTTCGAAAAATTCTAA
- a CDS encoding FAD-binding oxidoreductase, with product MTIDMKPEVQLDTNYYKVVGIRKLTEHTFVLSLPKSRFEFVAGQHVSLSITGDYQSREYSIYSAEKGENLEVLVKEVDGGYFSPKLKHLKVGDMVEVHGPFGKFGLDEKNKDTHKHIFIASGTGIAPFHSMVKSNPGLNYQLIHGVRYAEEGYEQEDYNKDNYTLCTSRDKSGDFNGRVTDYLKKTDFDKNTSFYMCGNSDMIFDSMEILSDKGFGRENITVEVYF from the coding sequence ATGACAATTGATATGAAACCAGAAGTACAGCTTGATACGAATTATTATAAGGTTGTTGGGATCAGGAAATTAACAGAGCACACTTTTGTGTTATCGTTACCAAAAAGTCGCTTCGAATTTGTTGCCGGGCAACATGTGTCGTTGTCGATTACAGGCGACTATCAGAGCCGCGAATACTCGATTTACAGTGCCGAAAAGGGCGAAAACCTGGAGGTATTGGTAAAAGAAGTTGACGGTGGATACTTTTCGCCAAAACTAAAGCACCTGAAAGTTGGCGACATGGTAGAAGTACACGGTCCTTTCGGAAAATTTGGTCTGGATGAGAAAAATAAAGATACGCACAAACATATTTTTATTGCCAGCGGAACCGGAATTGCACCGTTTCATAGTATGGTAAAAAGTAATCCGGGGTTGAACTACCAGTTAATTCACGGAGTTCGTTATGCCGAAGAAGGCTACGAACAGGAAGATTACAATAAAGATAATTACACACTTTGCACATCGCGCGATAAAAGCGGCGATTTTAACGGCAGGGTGACGGACTACCTGAAAAAGACAGATTTTGATAAAAATACCAGTTTTTACATGTGTGGAAACAGCGATATGATCTTCGACTCGATGGAGATATTAAGCGACAAAGGTTTTGGAAGAGAGAATATTACCGTTGAGGTATATTTTTAA
- a CDS encoding tRNA1(Val) (adenine(37)-N6)-methyltransferase produces the protein MGRNNYFQFKQFRIEQKRSAMKVGIDGILLGAWADVHDCNTILDIGTGTGLIALMLAQRSKARITAIEIEKNAAEEASENVAASPWEKRVDVQNVSLQNFAAGSNQQFDLIVSNPPFFQNSLKAGNENRSLARHTDSLPYKTLMEITSTLLTEEGRCAFIFPAMALKEIENLAPLSQLYLKRITMVAPNENKPVNRILVEMSKKENSTEADSLQIYNNDGSWNDNFKRLTRDYYLNF, from the coding sequence ATGGGTAGAAACAACTATTTTCAATTCAAACAATTCCGTATCGAACAAAAACGCTCGGCAATGAAGGTGGGGATCGACGGCATTTTGCTGGGCGCCTGGGCCGATGTTCACGATTGTAACACTATTCTTGACATTGGAACCGGAACCGGATTAATTGCCTTGATGCTGGCACAGCGCTCGAAAGCCCGAATCACTGCCATTGAAATTGAGAAAAATGCCGCCGAAGAAGCTTCCGAAAATGTGGCTGCATCACCATGGGAAAAGAGGGTAGATGTACAGAATGTTTCATTGCAAAATTTTGCTGCCGGGTCTAATCAACAATTCGATTTAATTGTATCCAATCCTCCCTTCTTTCAAAATTCGTTAAAAGCCGGTAATGAAAACCGGTCGTTGGCACGCCACACTGACAGTCTGCCTTATAAAACATTAATGGAGATAACTTCCACTTTATTGACAGAAGAAGGTCGATGTGCATTTATATTTCCTGCAATGGCATTAAAGGAAATAGAAAACCTTGCACCGTTAAGCCAACTCTATTTAAAGCGAATTACGATGGTTGCTCCGAATGAGAATAAACCGGTCAATCGGATTTTAGTTGAAATGAGTAAAAAAGAAAACTCTACAGAAGCCGACAGCCTGCAGATATACAATAACGACGGATCGTGGAACGATAATTTTAAAAGGTTAACGCGCGATTATTACCTGAACTTCTAA
- a CDS encoding twin-arginine translocase TatA/TatE family subunit codes for MQYLLFISGGEIVLVMLLALLFFGSKAIPDIAKTLGKGMREFKKATNEIKRELDNHTSDIQKDIKDVTSTVTKDTNDIKKGITDKLKD; via the coding sequence ATGCAGTATTTATTATTTATAAGTGGTGGCGAGATAGTTTTGGTGATGCTGTTGGCATTGTTGTTTTTCGGGTCGAAAGCGATACCCGATATTGCCAAAACACTGGGGAAGGGAATGCGTGAGTTTAAGAAAGCCACAAACGAAATAAAGCGCGAGCTCGATAACCATACTTCTGATATTCAAAAAGATATTAAAGATGTTACTTCAACGGTAACAAAAGATACCAACGACATAAAAAAAGGTATCACTGATAAGTTGAAGGATTAA
- a CDS encoding flavodoxin domain-containing protein yields the protein MKTLITYCTTHGCTEKTATELKQFFGGEVLLVNLKKEPVPDLSSFDRIIVGGSIHAGQIQKKVKDFCTQNIDVLKNKELGLFICCMEEGEKAEIQLQDAYPNSLLQSAKATACLGGEFNFNKMNFFQKMIVKKVAKVDDSVSQINHDAIKRFSQQMNQIFNPFMFFV from the coding sequence ATGAAAACATTAATCACCTATTGCACCACACATGGATGTACCGAAAAAACAGCCACCGAACTCAAACAGTTTTTTGGAGGCGAAGTTTTATTGGTTAACCTAAAAAAAGAACCGGTTCCTGATCTTTCTTCTTTTGATCGGATAATTGTTGGAGGCTCTATTCATGCCGGCCAGATTCAGAAAAAAGTAAAGGATTTTTGTACTCAGAATATTGACGTGCTGAAGAACAAAGAGCTGGGATTATTTATATGCTGTATGGAGGAGGGCGAAAAAGCTGAAATCCAATTACAGGATGCTTATCCAAATAGCTTATTACAAAGCGCCAAAGCTACAGCCTGTCTGGGGGGAGAATTCAACTTTAATAAAATGAATTTCTTTCAGAAAATGATTGTAAAGAAAGTTGCCAAAGTGGATGACAGCGTCTCGCAGATTAACCACGATGCCATCAAACGCTTCTCACAACAGATGAACCAGATTTTTAATCCGTTTATGTTTTTTGTTTAG
- a CDS encoding calcium/sodium antiporter, whose amino-acid sequence MLLIVPYILALLASFVLLARIVDLFFISSLDKISKDLRLSNDAAGATLMAVGSSAPELFVALFAVIKPGEHQAIGIGSIVGSAIFNLLVIVGAAVYVKKTKLTWQPMVRDLFFYSLSVALLVWFIWDGRLTFNETVIFLGVYVLYVVAVIYWRKWLPYDDMEATELEDTHGEHSKISKPVDQLLRFIFPNEKHYYRVFILSIVLIAALSYVLVEVAVASAHILNIPEAIIALTVLAVGTSIPDLFSSVIVARQGRGDMAVSNAIGSNIFDILVGLGLPFLLVMIFSGGVIESGGDIFSSTLILSGSVLLLILLLLVKKWNAGKPTGIVLIAAYVLYVLNEILKLYGLGFIF is encoded by the coding sequence ATGTTATTGATTGTACCCTATATTTTGGCTTTGCTGGCTAGCTTCGTTTTGTTGGCCCGCATTGTCGATTTGTTTTTTATATCGTCGTTGGATAAAATTTCGAAAGATCTGCGTTTATCGAACGATGCCGCCGGAGCTACATTGATGGCTGTTGGCTCGAGTGCACCGGAGTTGTTCGTGGCTTTGTTTGCCGTTATAAAACCCGGCGAACACCAGGCAATCGGTATCGGTAGTATTGTGGGGAGCGCCATTTTCAACCTGCTGGTAATCGTTGGTGCTGCGGTGTATGTTAAAAAGACAAAACTCACCTGGCAGCCTATGGTTCGCGATTTGTTTTTTTATTCGCTATCGGTAGCATTACTGGTATGGTTTATTTGGGATGGTCGTTTAACATTTAATGAAACAGTAATCTTTTTAGGCGTTTATGTTTTATATGTTGTGGCGGTTATTTACTGGAGAAAGTGGCTGCCATACGACGATATGGAAGCTACTGAACTGGAAGATACGCATGGCGAGCACAGTAAGATAAGTAAACCTGTCGATCAGCTTTTACGTTTTATTTTTCCTAACGAAAAACATTACTACCGCGTTTTTATTCTTTCAATTGTTTTAATTGCCGCCCTTAGTTATGTTTTGGTTGAAGTTGCAGTCGCTTCGGCGCATATTCTTAATATTCCTGAAGCCATTATTGCATTAACGGTACTCGCTGTCGGAACATCCATTCCTGATTTGTTTTCATCGGTTATTGTGGCTCGTCAGGGAAGGGGAGACATGGCGGTTAGTAACGCGATCGGATCAAATATTTTTGATATTCTTGTAGGATTGGGATTACCATTTCTGCTTGTAATGATTTTTTCAGGCGGTGTAATCGAGTCGGGAGGTGATATATTTAGTTCGACTCTGATATTATCGGGATCAGTCCTTTTGTTGATTCTTCTTTTATTGGTTAAAAAATGGAACGCAGGGAAGCCTACCGGAATAGTGTTAATCGCTGCTTATGTATTATATGTGCTTAATGAAATACTAAAACTGTACGGATTAGGTTTTATCTTTTAA